From Caulobacter segnis, a single genomic window includes:
- a CDS encoding dipeptidase gives MTKAHLFLAAALMAAPTLATAQAAKSTVPKISPAARAVHDAAIVLDTHFDTPALFSRPGWDFADRHAVTKDGSQVDLPRMVDGGVDGGFFAIYTAQGPRTKAGDDAARAAALVRAVEIHEMLVKHADKIEIALTADDAARIVAKGKRFAYLSMENAYPLAGDPGMLDAFYALGVRMVGFAHFKDNDFADSATDKPEWGGLSPKGKALLDEMNRLGVIPDPSHSSDAVLAQVIEQSKTPVVLSHSGVRAVFDHPRNVPDDLLKKLAEKGGVIQINAFSSYMLPPPPPNAERDKAMAALMAKFGARNKMTEDQVVQLMAERRALLAQYPMPRANLEDLMAHLLYALKLVGPDHVGLSGDFDGGGGVDGYDSVADLPIVTERLLKAGYSKDDIAKIWGGNVLRVLRETEAYVASHKGG, from the coding sequence ATGACCAAAGCCCACCTATTCCTCGCCGCAGCCCTGATGGCCGCGCCGACCCTCGCCACGGCCCAGGCCGCCAAGAGCACGGTCCCCAAGATCAGTCCCGCCGCGCGCGCCGTCCATGACGCCGCCATCGTGCTGGACACCCACTTCGACACGCCGGCCCTGTTCTCGCGGCCCGGCTGGGATTTCGCCGACCGGCACGCGGTGACGAAGGATGGCAGCCAGGTCGACCTGCCGCGCATGGTCGACGGCGGCGTCGATGGCGGTTTCTTCGCGATCTACACGGCCCAGGGGCCGCGCACCAAGGCCGGCGACGACGCGGCCCGCGCCGCCGCCCTGGTCCGGGCGGTCGAGATCCACGAGATGCTGGTCAAGCACGCCGACAAGATCGAGATCGCCCTGACGGCTGACGACGCCGCCCGCATCGTCGCCAAGGGCAAGCGCTTCGCCTATCTCAGCATGGAGAACGCCTATCCGCTGGCCGGCGACCCCGGCATGCTGGACGCCTTCTACGCGCTGGGCGTGCGGATGGTCGGATTCGCCCACTTCAAGGACAACGACTTCGCCGACAGCGCCACCGACAAGCCCGAGTGGGGCGGGCTCAGCCCCAAGGGCAAGGCGCTGCTGGACGAGATGAACCGCCTGGGCGTGATCCCCGATCCCAGCCACTCGTCCGACGCGGTGCTGGCCCAGGTGATCGAGCAGTCCAAGACGCCGGTGGTGCTGTCGCACAGCGGCGTGCGGGCGGTGTTCGACCATCCGCGCAACGTGCCCGACGACCTGCTCAAGAAGCTGGCCGAGAAGGGCGGGGTCATCCAGATCAACGCCTTCTCGTCCTACATGCTGCCGCCGCCGCCGCCCAATGCGGAGCGGGACAAGGCCATGGCCGCCCTGATGGCCAAGTTCGGCGCGCGCAACAAGATGACCGAGGATCAGGTGGTCCAGCTGATGGCCGAGCGGCGCGCGCTCCTGGCCCAGTATCCGATGCCGCGCGCCAATCTCGAGGACCTGATGGCGCACCTGCTGTACGCTCTGAAGCTGGTTGGGCCCGACCATGTGGGCCTCAGCGGCGACTTCGATGGCGGCGGCGGGGTGGACGGCTACGACAGCGTCGCCGACCTGCCGATCGTCACCGAGCGGCTGCTCAAGGCCGGCTATTCCAAGGACGACATCGCCAAGATCTGGGGCGGCAACGTCCTGCGGGTGCTCCGCGAGACCGAGGCCTACGTCGCCAGCCACAAGGGCGGATGA
- the nagA gene encoding N-acetylglucosamine-6-phosphate deacetylase, which produces MLAALVNGRVLTAAGILDGQAVLIEGGRIAGVVPLAEVPASAARRDLAGGLLVPGYIDTQVNGGGGVLFNDAPTVETIAAIGAAHRKFGTTGFLPTLISDDLSVVDQALRATEAAIAAGVPGVLGVHIEGPFLNPKRKGIHDAGKFRILDEAAIALLSSLKVGRTLVTLAPERTTPETIQRLADAGVHVAAGHTNASYATLRQALDHGLTGVTHLFNAMSPLTSREPGVVGAVLENQDAWAGIIVDGRHVDPVTLKIALRARPLDRFMLVTDAMPTVGMTDKRFTLQGQEIVVRDGVCVGEGGTLAGSDLDMAGAVRNAVRMLDLSIDDAVMMASAAPAAFLGLADQRGRIAPGYAADLCLLDDDLNVTATWIDGNEG; this is translated from the coding sequence ATGCTGGCTGCTCTCGTCAACGGCCGCGTCCTGACGGCCGCCGGCATCCTGGACGGCCAGGCCGTCCTGATCGAAGGCGGCCGGATCGCCGGCGTGGTCCCTCTGGCTGAGGTTCCGGCCTCGGCCGCGCGTCGCGACCTGGCCGGCGGCCTGCTGGTCCCCGGCTATATCGACACCCAGGTCAATGGCGGCGGCGGGGTGCTGTTCAACGACGCCCCGACGGTGGAGACCATCGCCGCCATCGGCGCGGCCCACCGCAAGTTCGGCACGACCGGCTTCCTGCCGACCCTGATCAGCGACGACCTTTCCGTCGTCGACCAGGCCCTGCGGGCGACCGAGGCGGCGATCGCCGCGGGCGTCCCTGGCGTCCTGGGTGTCCACATCGAGGGCCCGTTCCTCAATCCCAAGCGCAAGGGCATCCACGACGCGGGCAAGTTCCGGATCCTCGACGAGGCGGCCATCGCCCTGCTCTCGTCGCTGAAGGTCGGCCGAACCCTGGTGACCCTGGCCCCCGAGCGGACCACGCCGGAGACGATCCAGCGCCTGGCCGACGCCGGCGTCCATGTCGCCGCCGGCCACACCAACGCCAGCTACGCCACCCTGCGCCAGGCTCTCGACCACGGCCTGACCGGTGTCACCCACCTGTTCAACGCCATGTCGCCGCTGACCAGCCGCGAGCCGGGCGTGGTCGGGGCGGTGCTGGAGAACCAGGACGCCTGGGCCGGGATCATCGTCGACGGCCGCCACGTCGATCCTGTCACGCTGAAGATCGCCCTGCGCGCCCGGCCGCTGGACCGCTTCATGCTGGTCACCGACGCCATGCCCACCGTGGGCATGACCGACAAGCGCTTCACCCTGCAGGGCCAGGAGATCGTCGTGCGCGACGGGGTCTGCGTCGGCGAAGGCGGCACCCTGGCTGGCTCGGATCTCGACATGGCCGGGGCGGTGCGCAACGCCGTCCGGATGCTGGACCTCTCCATCGACGACGCGGTGATGATGGCCTCGGCCGCCCCGGCGGCGTTCCTGGGCCTGGCCGACCAGCGCGGCCGCATCGCGCCGGGCTACGCGGCGGACCTCTGCCTGCTCGACGACGACCTCAACGTCACCGCCACCTGGATCGACGGAAACGAGGGCTGA
- a CDS encoding SIS domain-containing protein, whose translation MFLEAGEASSVAAKLLAANAEKIATLAERLRAHPPRVVVTIARGSSDHAATFARYLIETKAGVLTSSAGLSVSSVYDASPNLDGALVLAISQSGKSPDLLAAVKAAKAAGGYAVALVNVEDSPLAQLADAVIPLHAGPELSVAATKSYIAALVAITQLIAAWTEDAELTSALTALPAALAQAWSLDWSPAVERLTSASNLYVLGRGVGFAVALEAALKFKETCGLHAEAFSAAEVLHGPMALVKDGFPALVFAQNDESRDSVDAMARGLAERGADVLLAAPQETGMGEEDAPTLPTVAAHPVLEPILMIQSFYRMANALSVARGYDPDSPPHLNKVTETV comes from the coding sequence ATGTTCCTGGAGGCGGGCGAGGCCTCGTCGGTGGCGGCGAAGCTGCTGGCGGCCAACGCCGAGAAGATCGCGACCCTGGCCGAACGGCTGCGGGCCCATCCGCCGCGCGTGGTGGTCACCATCGCACGCGGCAGCAGCGACCACGCCGCCACCTTCGCCCGCTACCTGATCGAGACCAAGGCCGGGGTTCTGACCTCGTCGGCCGGCCTGTCGGTCAGCTCGGTCTACGACGCCTCGCCCAACCTGGACGGCGCACTGGTCCTGGCCATCTCGCAGTCGGGCAAGAGCCCTGACCTACTGGCGGCGGTGAAGGCGGCCAAGGCCGCCGGCGGCTACGCCGTGGCCCTGGTCAATGTCGAGGATTCGCCCCTGGCCCAGCTGGCCGACGCGGTGATCCCGCTGCACGCCGGCCCCGAGCTCAGCGTCGCGGCCACCAAGTCCTATATCGCCGCCCTGGTGGCCATCACCCAGCTGATCGCCGCCTGGACCGAGGACGCCGAGCTGACCTCGGCCCTGACCGCCCTGCCCGCCGCGCTCGCGCAGGCCTGGAGCCTGGACTGGTCCCCGGCCGTCGAGCGCCTGACCTCGGCCAGCAACCTCTACGTCCTGGGCCGGGGCGTCGGCTTCGCCGTGGCCTTGGAAGCGGCCCTGAAGTTCAAGGAGACCTGCGGCCTGCACGCCGAGGCCTTCAGCGCCGCCGAGGTGCTGCACGGTCCCATGGCCCTGGTGAAGGACGGTTTCCCGGCCCTGGTCTTCGCCCAGAACGACGAGAGCCGCGACAGCGTCGACGCGATGGCCCGAGGCCTGGCCGAACGCGGCGCCGACGTGTTGCTGGCCGCGCCCCAAGAAACAGGGATGGGCGAGGAAGACGCTCCCACCCTGCCGACCGTGGCGGCCCATCCGGTGCTGGAGCCGATCCTGATGATCCAGAGCTTCTACCGCATGGCCAACGCCCTGTCGGTCGCCCGCGGCTACGATCCCGACAGCCCGCCCCACCTCAACAAGGTCACCGAAACCGTCTGA
- a CDS encoding GntR family transcriptional regulator, whose amino-acid sequence MSLATQIGPLGVGDAAPLYKQLQRALREAIQGKILSPDDALPPERDMADEFNVSRITIRKALDGLVSEGLLTRRQGAGTFVAARVEKNFSKLTCFTEDMIARGRTPHSEWIARMEGAVTPEESLTLGLSPGAPVYRFHRVRYADGAPMAVEYTTIAAFALPSVEAVKSSLYEAMAATGHRPARALQRLRGVLISAQHASLLGVKAKDAGLLVERRGFLRDGRAVEVSQSYYRGDAYDFVAELNDPV is encoded by the coding sequence ATGTCGCTGGCCACGCAGATCGGCCCCTTGGGAGTCGGGGACGCCGCCCCGCTCTACAAGCAGCTGCAGCGCGCGCTGCGCGAGGCGATCCAGGGCAAGATCCTGTCGCCCGACGACGCCCTGCCGCCCGAACGCGACATGGCCGACGAGTTCAATGTCTCGCGAATCACGATCCGCAAGGCGCTGGACGGGCTGGTCAGCGAAGGCCTGCTGACGCGTCGCCAGGGCGCAGGCACCTTCGTCGCCGCGCGGGTCGAGAAGAACTTCTCCAAGCTGACCTGCTTCACCGAAGACATGATCGCGCGCGGCCGCACGCCGCACAGTGAATGGATCGCGCGCATGGAAGGTGCCGTGACGCCCGAGGAGTCGCTGACCCTGGGCCTGTCGCCGGGCGCGCCGGTCTATCGCTTCCATCGCGTCCGCTACGCCGACGGCGCGCCGATGGCGGTGGAGTACACCACGATCGCCGCCTTCGCCCTGCCCTCGGTCGAGGCGGTCAAGAGCTCGCTCTACGAGGCCATGGCGGCCACCGGCCACCGACCGGCCCGCGCGCTGCAACGCCTGCGCGGCGTGCTGATCTCGGCCCAGCATGCGTCCCTGCTGGGCGTGAAGGCCAAGGACGCCGGCCTGCTGGTCGAACGGCGCGGCTTCCTGCGGGACGGCCGGGCAGTCGAGGTCTCGCAATCCTATTATCGCGGCGACGCCTACGACTTCGTCGCCGAACTGAACGACCCGGTCTAG
- the ptsP gene encoding phosphoenolpyruvate--protein phosphotransferase, whose protein sequence is MSTVVLTAPLQGWVAPLDETPDAVFAERMLGDGLAIDPLGSTLHAPCDAVVTSVHRARHAVALRAANGAEILMHVGLETVALDGEGFSVFVAEGQSVKAGEPLLGFDLDLLAQRAKSLITPVVITNPDAFSIVRRDQDRAVGVGDFLMALSPVGETAAVTSAPALEISREVIVPLAHGIHARPAARIAETARGFTAETALSVTGRRASAKSPVGLMALAIRHGDAIQVVASGSDAEAAMAAIADLIESGMGEGAPVAAKAATPVVAPAELPRDGMLKGVLAAPGLSIGKAVRLASSDIAVREAGEGAAHEEAALTAAIAKVRARIEANALTGDKARKAILGAHLAFLEDPELFAGARRLIGAGKSAGFAWRAAVGGYVEALRGLGDRRLAERVDDLIDLERQVLRALTGEEDDTTVLAPGSILLADELLPSQLMGVDPGVVAGFATARGGPTSHVAILAAAMGIPALVALGGAVLSVEDGAALILDADGGALRVAPDAPALAAAQTQLAHRQARKAQAQAAAHDPAVTRDGTRIEVFANTGAVKDAVAAVENGAEGSGLLRTEFLFLDRETPPDEDEQARQYQAIADALAGRPLIIRTLDVGGDKAAPYLPIPAEENPALGLRGVRVSLWRPHLLKTQLRAILRVQPFGQCKIMVPMIGSLDELRAVRAVLDEAQRELGITERVALGVMIETPAAAVTADLIAAEADFLSIGTNDLTQYVLAMDRGNPELAARIDALHPAVLRMIDLTCRGAEKHGRWVGVCGGLASDLAATAILLGLGVTELSTTASIAPEVKARVRELDLAACRDLARQALNQTSPEAVRDLAKAFGS, encoded by the coding sequence ATGAGTACGGTGGTCCTGACCGCCCCGCTGCAGGGCTGGGTAGCGCCGTTGGATGAGACGCCGGACGCGGTGTTCGCCGAGCGGATGCTGGGGGACGGGCTGGCGATCGATCCTTTGGGCTCGACCTTGCATGCGCCTTGCGACGCGGTGGTGACGAGCGTGCACCGGGCGCGGCACGCGGTGGCCCTGCGGGCGGCCAATGGGGCCGAGATCCTGATGCATGTCGGGCTGGAGACGGTGGCGCTGGACGGCGAGGGCTTCTCGGTGTTCGTCGCCGAAGGCCAGAGCGTGAAGGCCGGCGAGCCGCTGCTGGGCTTTGATCTGGATCTGCTGGCCCAGCGGGCCAAGAGCCTGATCACCCCGGTGGTCATCACCAATCCGGACGCCTTCTCGATCGTGCGCCGCGACCAGGACCGGGCCGTGGGCGTGGGCGACTTCCTGATGGCGCTGTCGCCGGTCGGCGAGACGGCGGCTGTCACTTCCGCTCCCGCCCTTGAAATCTCCCGCGAGGTGATCGTGCCGCTGGCGCACGGGATCCACGCGCGGCCGGCGGCGCGGATCGCCGAGACGGCGCGGGGCTTCACGGCCGAGACGGCGCTGAGCGTGACCGGCCGCCGGGCCAGCGCCAAGAGCCCGGTGGGGCTGATGGCCCTGGCCATCCGCCATGGCGATGCGATCCAGGTGGTGGCGTCCGGTTCCGACGCCGAGGCGGCGATGGCCGCCATCGCCGACCTGATCGAGAGCGGCATGGGCGAGGGCGCGCCGGTGGCGGCGAAGGCCGCCACGCCAGTCGTGGCGCCCGCCGAGCTGCCGCGCGACGGGATGCTGAAGGGCGTGCTGGCCGCGCCGGGTCTGTCGATCGGCAAGGCGGTGCGGCTGGCGTCGTCGGACATCGCCGTGCGCGAAGCCGGCGAGGGCGCAGCCCACGAGGAGGCGGCGCTGACCGCCGCCATCGCCAAGGTCCGCGCCAGGATCGAAGCCAACGCCCTGACTGGCGACAAGGCCCGCAAGGCGATCCTGGGCGCGCACCTGGCGTTCCTGGAAGACCCTGAACTGTTCGCCGGGGCGCGCCGGCTGATCGGCGCGGGCAAGAGCGCCGGCTTTGCCTGGCGCGCGGCGGTCGGTGGCTATGTCGAGGCCCTGCGGGGCCTGGGCGATCGCCGCCTGGCCGAGCGCGTCGACGACCTGATCGACCTGGAGCGCCAGGTGCTCAGGGCCCTGACTGGCGAGGAGGACGACACCACCGTCCTGGCGCCGGGCTCGATCCTGCTGGCCGACGAGCTCCTGCCTTCGCAGCTGATGGGCGTCGACCCCGGCGTCGTCGCCGGCTTCGCCACCGCCCGCGGCGGCCCGACCTCGCACGTGGCCATCCTGGCCGCGGCCATGGGCATTCCGGCCCTGGTGGCGCTGGGCGGGGCGGTCTTGAGCGTCGAGGACGGCGCGGCCCTGATCCTGGACGCCGATGGCGGGGCCCTGCGGGTGGCCCCCGACGCCCCGGCCCTGGCGGCGGCCCAGACCCAGCTGGCTCATCGCCAGGCGCGCAAGGCTCAGGCGCAAGCCGCTGCCCATGATCCGGCCGTGACCCGCGACGGGACCCGCATCGAGGTGTTCGCCAACACCGGCGCGGTCAAGGACGCGGTGGCCGCCGTCGAGAACGGGGCGGAAGGCAGCGGCCTGCTGCGCACCGAGTTCCTGTTCCTGGACCGCGAGACCCCGCCCGACGAGGACGAGCAGGCCCGCCAGTACCAGGCCATCGCCGACGCGCTTGCCGGCCGGCCGCTGATCATCCGCACCCTGGACGTCGGCGGCGACAAGGCCGCGCCCTACCTGCCGATCCCGGCCGAGGAGAACCCGGCCCTGGGCCTGCGCGGCGTGCGCGTCAGCCTGTGGCGGCCGCATCTCCTGAAGACCCAGCTGCGCGCCATCCTGCGGGTCCAGCCTTTCGGCCAGTGCAAGATCATGGTCCCGATGATCGGGAGCCTGGACGAGCTGCGCGCCGTGCGCGCGGTGCTCGACGAGGCCCAGCGCGAGCTGGGGATCACCGAGCGCGTCGCGCTGGGGGTGATGATCGAGACCCCGGCCGCGGCCGTCACCGCCGACCTGATCGCCGCCGAGGCCGACTTCCTGTCGATCGGCACCAACGACCTGACCCAGTACGTCCTGGCCATGGACCGGGGCAATCCGGAACTGGCCGCGCGGATCGACGCCCTGCATCCGGCCGTGCTGCGAATGATCGACCTGACCTGCCGTGGGGCCGAAAAGCACGGCCGCTGGGTCGGGGTCTGCGGCGGCCTGGCCTCGGACCTGGCCGCCACCGCCATCCTGCTGGGCCTGGGCGTCACCGAGCTGTCGACCACGGCCAGCATCGCGCCGGAGGTCAAGGCACGGGTCCGCGAACTCGACCTGGCCGCCTGCCGCGACCTGGCCCGCCAGGCCCTGAACCAGACGTCCCCCGAGGCCGTGCGCGACCTCGCCAAAGCTTTCGGAAGCTAA
- the nagE gene encoding N-acetylglucosamine-specific PTS transporter subunit IIBC, with protein MKSPLEILQPLGRALMLPIAVLPVAGLLLRLGQPDLLNIGFIAAAGDAIFSNLGLLFAIGVAVGLARENNGAAGLAGVVCFLIASEGAKALLHVPAEVTAHLVKDHADLAGAAYKAKALAKLSVPIGILSGVIAGLFYNRFSGFKLPEYLAFFSGRRFVPIVSGLAGLVMAVLIGWGYDGINGGVDAASRAIVGSGELGLLVYGFLNRILIVTGLHHILNNIAWFVVGDFHGATGDLRRFFAGDPAAGGFMSGFFPVMMFGLPAACLAMYHTAKPDRRKAVGGMLVSLALTSFLTGVTEPIEFSFMFLAPALYAVHAVLTGVSMALMNALSVKLGFTFSAGLFDYVLNFGKATRPLWLLPIGAVYAAVYYGLFRVFITRFDLKTPGREDDDVVAPQAVATGGGRGADFVQALGGAANLVSVDACTTRLRLIVADQGVVSEPALKALGARGVVKPSDKALQVVLGPIADAVAGEIRAAMGVTPAPAARPAATTVVMPAKPAPSILPTVEDDQKAQALVAALGGPANLRQVGTCSSRLRIVVADPAAVDEPALHAAGLRGLVRVGGHALHIVLGPSAERVAEAIKGIG; from the coding sequence ATGAAGTCTCCGCTCGAAATCCTCCAGCCGCTGGGCCGAGCCCTGATGCTGCCGATCGCGGTGCTGCCGGTGGCGGGGCTGCTGCTGCGCCTGGGCCAGCCGGATCTCCTGAACATCGGCTTCATCGCCGCGGCCGGTGACGCGATCTTCTCCAACCTCGGCCTCCTCTTCGCCATCGGCGTGGCCGTGGGCCTGGCGCGTGAGAACAACGGCGCGGCCGGCCTGGCCGGGGTGGTCTGCTTCCTGATCGCCAGCGAAGGGGCCAAGGCCCTGCTGCACGTCCCGGCCGAGGTCACCGCCCATCTCGTCAAGGATCATGCCGACCTGGCGGGCGCGGCCTACAAGGCCAAGGCGCTGGCCAAGCTCAGCGTGCCGATCGGCATCCTGTCGGGGGTGATCGCGGGGCTGTTCTATAACCGCTTTTCCGGCTTCAAGCTGCCCGAGTACCTGGCCTTCTTCAGCGGCCGGCGCTTCGTGCCGATCGTCTCGGGCCTGGCGGGCCTTGTCATGGCCGTGCTGATCGGCTGGGGCTATGACGGCATCAACGGCGGCGTCGACGCGGCCAGCCGCGCCATCGTCGGCTCGGGCGAGCTGGGCCTGCTGGTCTACGGCTTCCTCAACCGCATCCTGATCGTCACCGGCCTGCACCACATCCTCAACAACATCGCCTGGTTCGTGGTGGGCGACTTCCACGGCGCCACCGGCGATCTGCGCCGCTTCTTCGCGGGCGATCCCGCCGCCGGCGGGTTCATGAGCGGCTTCTTCCCGGTGATGATGTTCGGCCTGCCGGCCGCGTGCCTGGCCATGTACCACACCGCCAAGCCCGACAGGCGCAAGGCCGTGGGCGGCATGCTGGTCTCCCTGGCCCTGACCTCGTTCCTGACCGGGGTGACCGAGCCGATCGAGTTCTCGTTCATGTTCCTGGCCCCGGCGCTCTACGCCGTGCACGCGGTGCTGACCGGGGTGTCGATGGCCCTGATGAACGCCCTGTCCGTCAAGCTGGGCTTCACCTTCTCGGCGGGGCTGTTCGACTATGTGCTCAACTTCGGCAAGGCCACCCGTCCGCTGTGGCTGCTGCCGATCGGGGCGGTCTATGCGGCGGTCTATTACGGCCTCTTCCGGGTCTTCATCACCCGCTTCGACCTGAAGACCCCCGGCCGCGAGGACGACGACGTCGTCGCGCCGCAAGCGGTGGCCACCGGCGGCGGGCGCGGGGCCGACTTCGTCCAGGCCCTGGGCGGGGCGGCCAACCTCGTCAGCGTCGACGCCTGCACCACCCGCCTGCGCCTGATCGTCGCCGACCAGGGTGTCGTCAGCGAGCCGGCGCTCAAGGCCCTGGGCGCGCGCGGCGTCGTCAAGCCCTCCGACAAGGCGCTGCAGGTGGTGCTGGGCCCCATCGCCGACGCCGTCGCCGGCGAGATCCGCGCGGCCATGGGCGTCACGCCGGCCCCGGCGGCCAGGCCCGCCGCCACCACGGTCGTCATGCCGGCCAAGCCCGCGCCGTCCATCCTGCCCACAGTCGAGGACGACCAAAAGGCCCAGGCCCTGGTCGCCGCCCTCGGCGGCCCGGCCAACCTGCGCCAGGTGGGGACCTGCTCCAGCCGCCTGCGCATCGTCGTCGCCGACCCCGCCGCCGTCGATGAACCGGCCCTCCACGCCGCCGGCCTGCGCGGCCTCGTCCGCGTCGGCGGCCATGCCCTCCACATCGTCCTGGGCCCCAGCGCCGAACGCGTCGCCGAAGCCATCAAGGGGATCGGGTAG